In Leuconostoc kimchii IMSNU 11154, one genomic interval encodes:
- a CDS encoding phage major capsid protein codes for MKVSEIEAQLSSLKAQKASKVKEVRALAMSDDSDTTDVQKGVASVDDLQKQIDDLQAQLDAVKKAQGLSDDKPDDAEPTDKKGNNNMQIDPNKKQETTEVRDFIHYLKTAEKRANGITTTEAGVVIPKEILDIQKVPTDVRNLSAVINRVSVTSGMGTLPILQKNTARLTTAEERAENPEIANAVLKGVDYKALTYRGALPLSMEMVQDAPNLKTLLNTYVQEAKELTEQYQIGKILQTATAVSASTTDALKTAFNKGLANYDRQWIVTESFYNAVDLLKDANGRYLLQDSIASASGKSLFGSNVLIVADDVLGADGDAKAFVGDPKAFVLEAMRSDVAVEWDHNENFERILAVALRADFKAADTNAGKFITYAGVPAGE; via the coding sequence ATGAAAGTTAGTGAAATTGAAGCCCAATTGAGTAGCTTAAAAGCCCAAAAGGCTTCCAAAGTTAAAGAGGTACGAGCATTGGCAATGTCAGATGATTCTGATACGACTGATGTTCAAAAGGGTGTAGCCAGTGTTGATGATTTGCAGAAACAAATTGATGACTTGCAAGCCCAATTAGATGCCGTTAAAAAGGCACAAGGTTTGTCAGATGATAAGCCTGATGATGCAGAACCCACAGATAAGAAAGGAAACAACAATATGCAAATTGACCCAAACAAAAAGCAAGAGACCACAGAAGTACGTGACTTCATTCATTATTTGAAGACAGCCGAAAAGCGAGCAAATGGTATCACTACCACAGAAGCAGGCGTTGTAATTCCAAAAGAGATTTTGGATATTCAAAAAGTACCGACTGATGTTCGTAATTTGTCAGCGGTTATCAATCGTGTATCTGTGACATCAGGTATGGGAACATTGCCTATCTTGCAAAAGAACACAGCACGTTTGACAACAGCCGAAGAACGAGCTGAAAACCCTGAAATTGCAAATGCAGTTTTGAAAGGTGTTGACTATAAGGCACTTACTTATCGTGGTGCTTTGCCATTGTCTATGGAAATGGTGCAGGACGCTCCTAACCTCAAGACATTGCTTAATACCTATGTTCAAGAAGCTAAAGAATTGACTGAACAATACCAAATTGGGAAGATTTTGCAAACAGCCACAGCCGTGTCAGCAAGCACAACAGATGCCTTGAAGACAGCATTTAACAAGGGATTGGCTAACTATGACCGTCAATGGATTGTGACTGAAAGTTTCTACAATGCCGTTGATTTGTTGAAAGATGCTAATGGTCGTTACTTGTTGCAAGACTCAATCGCTAGTGCATCAGGTAAGTCATTGTTTGGCTCAAATGTCTTGATTGTCGCTGATGACGTATTGGGCGCTGATGGTGATGCAAAAGCCTTTGTGGGAGACCCTAAAGCGTTTGTATTGGAAGCAATGCGTTCTGATGTTGCGGTTGAATGGGATCACAACGAAAACTTTGAGCGTATTCTTGCCGTTGCCTTGCGTGCAGACTTTAAGGCAGCCGACACTAATGCTGGTAAGTTTATCACTTATGCTGGTGTTCCAGCAGGTGAGTAA
- a CDS encoding head-tail connector protein, with product MALITPQELRDELNIDDDNNELATLTSLISGATAMIKASIQMKITDDEILAVDAELYNRLIKTLATSMYYDRELSNGYSTGVRIMLTNLRSEIVGATDE from the coding sequence ATGGCGTTAATTACACCACAGGAGCTACGAGATGAACTAAATATTGATGATGATAACAATGAGCTTGCAACGCTTACGAGCTTAATTAGTGGCGCTACTGCCATGATTAAGGCATCAATCCAAATGAAAATCACTGATGATGAGATTTTAGCAGTTGATGCAGAGTTATATAATCGTTTGATTAAAACATTGGCTACCTCAATGTATTATGACCGTGAGTTGAGTAATGGCTATTCAACTGGTGTTCGTATCATGCTGACGAATCTAAGAAGTGAGATTGTGGGGGCTACTGATGAATGA
- a CDS encoding phage head closure protein: protein MNDKYKPTDFNKRAVFGAFEIIEDDIGNQKQGDFKGEFTRHYKTTKRTFEQEYSVQATKYEDTTTIVVRHGKPISDQWIVKLADGNFYEIVTISPDDSNNVITYDFVTIKRKKD from the coding sequence ATGAATGATAAATATAAGCCAACAGATTTTAATAAGCGAGCCGTTTTTGGTGCATTTGAAATTATTGAAGATGATATAGGCAACCAGAAGCAAGGCGATTTTAAGGGTGAGTTTACACGCCATTATAAGACGACTAAACGAACCTTTGAACAGGAATATAGCGTACAAGCCACAAAATACGAAGATACAACCACGATTGTTGTTAGGCACGGTAAGCCAATTAGTGACCAGTGGATTGTTAAACTAGCAGACGGTAATTTTTATGAGATTGTCACGATTAGTCCTGATGATAGTAACAACGTTATCACTTATGATTTTGTCACGATTAAACGCAAGAAAGATTAG
- a CDS encoding tyrosine-type recombinase/integrase, translating to MQIKQVDSKHGKVYEVVGYIGRHQDGTQARAKKRGFDSKRSAQQWFNNEVALFSNGQSKYNKKTTPNVMTVKELYDMWLETYQHTVEESTLNKTMNVFNVHIIPAWGDTRVTDIRPLDLQRYINTMQGKILHYRKITGYLRRLLNIAVRMDMIPVDPFTKIEMPKERRQVNKRKQFMDVDEFKAFVEVLDSQYKYINQQAYTLLRLGAMTGMRTEELLALQWEQVDFNGGYISIVQALGRGFNGGTYIKAPKSQTSKRTLKIDNKMLAVLSDWYEVSHYNSNNDFVFNNQGKTLQVMRPNKWLHDVSNKYGVAVGLSMHKLRHTWATLALDQGASVKQVQTYLGHADVSMTLDVYSDITKRASDETGNILSKLEL from the coding sequence ATGCAGATAAAACAAGTTGATAGCAAACATGGTAAAGTCTATGAGGTTGTGGGCTATATTGGTAGGCATCAAGATGGAACACAAGCAAGAGCTAAGAAACGAGGTTTTGACAGTAAACGCAGTGCGCAACAGTGGTTTAATAATGAGGTGGCTTTGTTTAGCAATGGGCAGAGCAAATACAATAAAAAAACAACTCCCAACGTCATGACCGTTAAAGAGTTGTATGATATGTGGCTAGAAACATACCAGCACACCGTTGAAGAAAGTACACTCAATAAAACAATGAATGTATTCAACGTGCATATTATTCCTGCATGGGGTGATACACGTGTAACTGATATTAGGCCATTAGACTTACAACGATATATTAACACAATGCAAGGCAAAATATTACATTATCGCAAAATAACAGGATATTTAAGACGCTTGCTTAATATCGCAGTGCGTATGGATATGATACCAGTTGACCCATTTACGAAGATTGAGATGCCTAAAGAACGTAGACAAGTCAATAAGCGTAAGCAGTTTATGGACGTTGATGAATTTAAAGCCTTTGTAGAAGTTTTGGATAGCCAATACAAATACATCAATCAGCAAGCCTATACATTGCTTAGATTGGGTGCTATGACTGGTATGAGGACAGAAGAATTACTTGCCTTACAGTGGGAGCAGGTAGACTTTAATGGCGGTTATATAAGCATTGTACAGGCGCTAGGGCGTGGCTTTAATGGTGGTACGTATATCAAAGCCCCCAAAAGTCAAACTAGTAAGCGTACTCTCAAAATTGATAATAAAATGTTGGCTGTATTGTCTGATTGGTATGAAGTCAGTCATTATAATAGTAATAATGATTTTGTATTCAATAATCAGGGTAAGACATTGCAAGTCATGCGTCCTAATAAGTGGCTACATGATGTGAGCAATAAATATGGTGTAGCGGTTGGGTTGTCTATGCACAAATTACGCCATACATGGGCAACATTAGCATTAGATCAAGGGGCAAGCGTTAAACAAGTGCAGACTTATTTGGGACATGCAGATGTTTCTATGACGCTAGATGTTTATAGTGATATAACCAAGCGAGCCAGTGATGAGACTGGTAACATTCTATCTAAACTTGAACTATAA
- a CDS encoding GIY-YIG nuclease family protein, translating to MTTIGYVYALENKSFPGYIKIGQTAHLSQRLKQFNDTGIPDSRPTLLLFALKITNFKRAERLLHIALADKRDSLSKEYFKASYNQVKSAFDLLLFNDPNAEFVKPNAYNAKVTGIDQPNVIRKIGQRPNRNFHYLSIPIGAKLQFKDDPKIEVTVLDGKNQVLCRCGNLHTLSRAAICCYDYRHNLSGEQSGRDRNGFAWFSYHHILLKDVKPVVNAEL from the coding sequence ATGACGACTATTGGTTATGTATATGCACTCGAAAACAAATCATTTCCTGGCTATATCAAAATCGGGCAAACAGCTCATTTAAGCCAAAGATTAAAGCAATTCAACGATACTGGCATTCCAGATAGCAGGCCCACTCTGTTGCTATTTGCACTCAAAATAACTAATTTTAAAAGAGCCGAAAGATTATTGCATATTGCGCTCGCAGATAAACGGGATAGCCTTTCAAAAGAATACTTTAAAGCGAGTTATAATCAGGTTAAAAGTGCTTTTGACTTACTCTTATTTAATGATCCCAATGCTGAGTTTGTTAAACCAAATGCCTACAATGCTAAAGTTACCGGAATCGATCAACCAAATGTCATCAGAAAAATAGGGCAACGTCCAAATCGTAATTTTCATTACCTATCGATTCCAATTGGTGCCAAGTTACAGTTTAAAGACGATCCTAAAATAGAAGTTACTGTACTCGACGGTAAAAATCAGGTTCTTTGCCGCTGTGGAAACCTACATACACTCTCACGCGCTGCTATTTGCTGTTACGATTATCGTCACAATCTCTCAGGAGAGCAGTCTGGGCGAGATAGAAATGGCTTTGCTTGGTTCTCTTACCATCACATCTTATTAAAAGATGTCAAGCCCGTAGTCAACGCTGAACTGTAA
- a CDS encoding SLC13 family permease, translated as MLNVIKRTLIDKTFLVTLILAIIALLVGHVKTTDVNFQTVYSLAALLITVSIYQELGILKHIAHYIVSKCSSSRTVFLVLMLCAFIGSMLLTNDVAILTLVPIFFNIKKYMHLPSMTTISLLTIFANLGSSVTPFGNPQNIYMVTFYKLSVSQFLSMSLLIGAISLGILFFSTLFIRSEKINISFDNDQTIDPKKLVILIILSIIVILGVLSIIPINIALLISILACLFLSKESFLHIDYAVILTFVNFFIVVGAISRVAFVQNLMTISTKNPIATFISASITSQLISNVPAAVLLSQFTNHVYALFLGVSVGGLGTLIASLANLLALRQYSAYSRNHTNFKFFITFTLLNVLFLIIFVVIGVLLIYAS; from the coding sequence ATGCTAAACGTGATTAAACGAACACTAATTGATAAAACGTTCCTCGTGACGCTCATTTTAGCCATCATTGCCTTATTAGTGGGTCATGTCAAAACAACAGATGTCAACTTTCAAACGGTTTATTCCCTGGCTGCCTTACTAATCACGGTATCAATTTACCAAGAACTAGGTATTTTAAAACATATTGCCCACTATATTGTTTCCAAATGCAGTTCTTCTCGTACAGTTTTCCTAGTACTCATGCTATGCGCCTTTATCGGGTCGATGCTATTAACCAATGACGTCGCAATTTTAACACTCGTTCCTATATTTTTTAACATCAAAAAATATATGCATTTACCAAGTATGACTACCATTAGTTTATTGACAATCTTTGCTAATCTAGGTAGCTCTGTCACGCCTTTTGGTAATCCACAAAATATTTATATGGTTACCTTTTACAAGCTCAGTGTTTCTCAATTTCTAAGTATGTCTCTCCTGATTGGCGCTATCTCTCTTGGTATATTATTCTTCAGCACGTTATTTATACGTTCTGAAAAAATTAATATTAGTTTTGACAATGATCAAACAATTGATCCAAAAAAATTGGTGATATTAATAATTTTAAGTATCATTGTCATACTAGGCGTTTTGTCTATCATTCCCATAAATATTGCATTGCTAATCAGCATACTAGCATGTCTGTTTTTAAGCAAGGAATCATTTCTACATATTGATTACGCTGTTATACTGACATTCGTTAATTTTTTTATAGTCGTTGGTGCAATTAGCAGAGTTGCTTTTGTTCAAAATTTAATGACGATCAGCACTAAAAATCCAATCGCAACATTTATATCAGCAAGTATTACAAGCCAATTGATCAGCAATGTTCCGGCAGCGGTATTATTATCTCAATTTACTAATCATGTTTATGCCCTATTTTTAGGTGTCTCAGTCGGTGGTCTTGGCACATTAATCGCTTCACTAGCTAATCTACTTGCCTTAAGACAATATTCAGCATATTCTCGAAATCATACTAATTTTAAATTCTTTATCACTTTCACACTTCTAAATGTTTTATTTCTGATTATTTTTGTAGTCATTGGCGTATTATTAATATATGCGTCATAG
- a CDS encoding cation:proton antiporter, with product MIYLSILLLIVVTIIFGKISVKMGFSSVVGQLLSGVVLGASFLNVVQASDLMHVISETGVCLLMLNSGLESDLKEMRKYIKASMHIAVLGVVVPAIVFPLICLLLGYTLPIALFAGVVFSATSISITLAVLSEQKQLATPMGAIIISAAVLDDIIALAAVTLFSIVIGGGTLGISSLLPLITFAVGILLRKLSFSVFIGKGTTRIGQWLCYPVFFGSIGLTITVQGLGDKILPIIIFSLLAVITKFVGSSIGARLSGLSRRVAYAIGAGMISRGEMALVIIQIGLSSHIINSATSSEFIVTVIISTIVAPLMMKPLFAKV from the coding sequence ATGATTTATTTATCAATACTATTACTTATTGTTGTCACCATAATATTTGGCAAAATATCGGTTAAAATGGGGTTTTCATCAGTTGTTGGGCAATTATTATCAGGTGTTGTGTTAGGTGCGAGTTTTTTGAATGTGGTACAAGCGAGTGATTTAATGCATGTCATTTCAGAAACGGGTGTCTGCCTGTTAATGCTGAATTCCGGTTTGGAATCTGACCTCAAGGAGATGCGAAAGTACATCAAGGCATCGATGCATATTGCGGTACTGGGTGTGGTCGTACCGGCTATCGTATTTCCTCTAATTTGCTTATTACTAGGCTACACATTACCGATTGCTCTTTTTGCGGGTGTTGTTTTTTCTGCCACATCAATATCGATCACATTAGCAGTATTGTCTGAACAAAAGCAATTAGCTACGCCAATGGGCGCCATTATAATATCAGCAGCCGTGCTTGATGATATTATTGCGTTAGCAGCTGTCACGTTGTTTTCAATAGTTATTGGTGGCGGTACTTTAGGGATTAGTAGTTTATTACCATTAATCACTTTTGCTGTCGGTATTTTATTACGAAAATTGTCATTTTCAGTGTTTATTGGTAAAGGGACCACGAGGATAGGACAGTGGCTCTGCTATCCAGTCTTTTTTGGTTCGATTGGATTAACAATTACAGTTCAAGGATTAGGTGATAAAATTCTGCCAATTATTATTTTTAGCCTGTTAGCCGTCATCACAAAATTTGTCGGCTCATCAATTGGTGCTAGGCTGTCCGGCTTGAGTCGTCGCGTAGCTTATGCGATTGGTGCTGGCATGATATCAAGAGGTGAAATGGCACTAGTTATTATTCAAATTGGACTATCTTCACATATCATTAATTCTGCCACGTCTAGTGAGTTCATCGTGACTGTGATTATTTCAACTATCGTAGCGCCACTGATGATGAAGCCATTATTTGCAAAAGTTTAG
- a CDS encoding VOC family protein gives MLNITYNIQHLTLRADNEPAMRTFYRDILGLIESQETHQVYSYAFTKSDAPFLTLQFDGHKNTQSHQGLYHFALLFPDTASLASIIERLLLIEYPLGAGDHDVSEAFYLNDPNGNGIELYHDRPKELWQWDNDLVQMGTKDVDAQALLQQKQTDWSGFPAKMAIGHLHFVGNNLTRGDAFFIDALKMALTSTVGDSAHFYSHNHYHHHHAYNTWLGPDATLRQAHDTGLLNWTVSVDHTYFNLLKTNLIDQNIAPVANELWLTDPFGSQLIIRRMD, from the coding sequence ATGCTAAATATCACTTATAACATTCAACACTTAACGCTACGAGCAGACAATGAACCAGCGATGCGTACTTTCTACCGCGATATTTTAGGTTTGATAGAAAGCCAAGAGACTCACCAAGTCTATTCTTATGCCTTCACAAAAAGTGATGCGCCATTTTTAACACTGCAATTTGATGGTCATAAAAATACCCAATCGCATCAAGGACTGTATCATTTCGCGCTACTGTTCCCTGACACAGCTTCCTTGGCAAGTATCATTGAACGCTTACTATTAATTGAATATCCTTTAGGTGCTGGTGACCATGATGTCAGCGAGGCCTTTTATTTAAATGATCCTAATGGCAATGGCATTGAACTTTACCATGATCGCCCTAAAGAACTTTGGCAATGGGACAATGACTTGGTTCAAATGGGAACAAAAGATGTTGATGCTCAAGCATTACTTCAACAAAAACAAACTGATTGGTCAGGGTTCCCCGCTAAGATGGCCATCGGTCATCTTCATTTTGTTGGTAATAATCTGACCCGTGGCGATGCGTTTTTTATCGACGCCTTGAAAATGGCACTCACATCAACCGTTGGTGACAGTGCGCATTTCTATTCGCATAATCACTACCACCATCATCACGCCTATAATACTTGGTTAGGCCCTGATGCCACACTGCGCCAAGCACATGATACTGGTTTGCTCAATTGGACCGTATCAGTCGATCACACATACTTTAATTTACTTAAAACCAACCTAATTGATCAAAACATTGCTCCTGTAGCAAACGAGCTCTGGTTAACCGATCCGTTTGGTAGTCAATTAATCATTCGTCGTATGGATTAA
- the thiE gene encoding thiamine phosphate synthase, translating to MADKNIDYTLYLITNRYDYSDEQFLNIVFEACDSGVTLVQLREKDVTTKRYFDLAVAVKKITDKFKVPLIIDDRVDICLAVNAAGVHIGDNELPVKRVRQLIGKDKILGVSVKDVQRAKEAEAQGADYFGVGAIYPTKTKVITKHTTIETLKDIVSCVDIPVNAIGGIKENNILSLKNTGISGVCMVSEIMQAEDVRTKVTNCLKNVEQLM from the coding sequence TTGGCTGATAAGAATATTGACTACACATTGTATTTAATTACAAACCGATATGATTATTCAGATGAGCAATTTTTGAATATTGTGTTTGAAGCTTGTGACAGCGGTGTAACCCTTGTTCAGTTAAGAGAAAAGGACGTCACAACAAAGCGATATTTTGATTTGGCAGTTGCGGTAAAGAAAATAACGGATAAATTTAAAGTTCCTTTAATTATCGATGATCGTGTCGATATTTGCTTGGCTGTCAATGCAGCTGGTGTACATATCGGGGATAATGAATTACCAGTTAAACGCGTACGTCAGTTGATTGGTAAAGACAAAATTTTGGGTGTATCAGTCAAAGATGTTCAACGCGCCAAAGAGGCTGAGGCTCAGGGAGCTGATTATTTTGGCGTTGGAGCGATTTATCCAACGAAAACAAAGGTCATTACAAAGCATACGACAATAGAAACCTTAAAAGATATTGTGAGTTGTGTTGATATACCAGTCAACGCTATTGGTGGCATTAAAGAAAATAATATTCTCAGTTTGAAAAATACAGGTATTTCTGGTGTTTGCATGGTGAGTGAAATCATGCAAGCGGAAGATGTACGTACGAAAGTGACTAATTGTTTAAAAAATGTTGAACAATTGATGTAA
- the thiS gene encoding sulfur carrier protein ThiS, with protein sequence MITVNGKTDTLAHVGQSISELLNLLEVQTARVVVERNGAIVTREVYDSLLLEDQDDIEVISFVGGG encoded by the coding sequence ATGATTACAGTGAACGGCAAGACTGACACGTTGGCGCATGTTGGGCAAAGTATTTCGGAGTTGTTGAACTTACTCGAGGTACAAACAGCACGTGTTGTTGTTGAGCGCAATGGTGCGATTGTGACGCGAGAGGTTTATGATAGCTTATTGCTTGAAGACCAAGATGACATTGAAGTGATTTCATTTGTTGGTGGCGGTTGA
- the thiF gene encoding sulfur carrier protein ThiS adenylyltransferase ThiF — protein sequence MAEISIDGVAVDDIYKQMKTRNVAGTEDKLARAHVTIAGAGGLGSNIAIALARSGIGHLTLIDFDVVDYSNLNRQQFKLSQIGVPKVIALKQNILEFNPFVDITTVQTRVTHENVEELFETSDVICEAFDDPTSKAVILQSAREFFPEKPIVMGNGLAGIHSANHIVTRKMRKNVYICGDQTTAGVEGLMAPRVIICAGHQANMILQLLVNKIEI from the coding sequence ATGGCAGAAATAAGTATTGATGGTGTAGCAGTCGATGACATTTATAAGCAAATGAAGACGCGCAATGTGGCTGGGACAGAAGATAAATTGGCACGTGCGCATGTCACAATTGCAGGTGCTGGCGGATTGGGATCTAATATTGCGATTGCATTGGCGCGTTCAGGTATTGGACATTTAACATTAATTGACTTTGATGTTGTTGATTATAGTAATTTAAATCGACAGCAATTTAAGCTGAGTCAAATTGGTGTGCCTAAAGTGATTGCCTTAAAGCAAAATATTTTAGAATTCAACCCATTTGTAGATATTACAACAGTGCAAACTCGCGTAACACATGAAAATGTTGAAGAACTATTTGAAACGAGCGATGTCATTTGTGAGGCGTTTGATGACCCAACAAGTAAAGCTGTTATTTTGCAATCGGCACGTGAATTCTTTCCAGAAAAACCGATTGTGATGGGCAATGGCTTAGCAGGGATACACAGTGCGAATCATATTGTGACTCGAAAGATGCGAAAAAATGTCTATATTTGTGGGGATCAAACAACTGCTGGGGTTGAAGGTTTGATGGCACCACGCGTCATCATATGTGCAGGGCATCAAGCAAACATGATATTACAACTGCTTGTTAACAAGATAGAGATTTAG
- a CDS encoding thiazole synthase — MAQNDDLIIAGHKFRSRFILGSGKYSYDLIDSAIKYAGAQIITMALRRSNASADNILDYIPDDVTILPNTSGCRNAEETIRMARIARELSGSDFIKLEVIPDTKYLLPDNYQTLKATEVLANEGFIVMPYMLPDLNIAKQLVDAGAATVMPLGAPIGTNKGLANKDLIQILINEIDVPVIIDAGIGKPSQAAEAMEMGADAIMANTAMASAGNIPLMSEAFKLAIEAGRKAYLAKPGRVINDKAEASSPISGISRTKE; from the coding sequence ATGGCACAAAATGATGATCTAATCATAGCAGGACACAAGTTTAGGTCTAGATTTATACTAGGATCAGGAAAGTATTCGTATGACTTAATTGATTCTGCTATAAAATATGCCGGAGCGCAGATTATTACGATGGCCTTGCGGCGTTCGAATGCTTCAGCAGACAATATTTTGGATTATATTCCAGATGATGTCACAATTTTACCAAACACTTCGGGATGTCGTAATGCTGAAGAAACAATTAGAATGGCACGGATTGCACGTGAACTAAGCGGTAGTGATTTTATTAAGTTAGAAGTGATTCCTGATACAAAGTATTTATTACCGGATAATTATCAAACTTTAAAAGCCACTGAAGTATTGGCAAATGAGGGATTTATTGTGATGCCCTACATGTTGCCGGATTTGAATATTGCCAAACAATTAGTGGATGCTGGTGCAGCAACGGTGATGCCATTGGGTGCTCCAATTGGGACTAATAAGGGTTTAGCCAATAAAGACTTAATACAAATATTGATTAATGAAATTGATGTACCAGTGATTATTGATGCAGGAATTGGTAAGCCAAGTCAGGCAGCAGAAGCAATGGAAATGGGTGCTGACGCGATTATGGCCAACACAGCCATGGCGTCTGCAGGTAACATACCGTTGATGTCTGAAGCCTTCAAATTAGCGATTGAAGCAGGACGCAAAGCTTATTTGGCAAAGCCGGGACGGGTCATTAACGATAAAGCTGAGGCGTCATCCCCAATATCAGGTATTAGTCGTACAAAAGAATGA
- a CDS encoding MFS transporter, producing MKQALKISDKRYWLKIVALNFFGWVFIYADRTVLNPIMPEIQKVFGLSNVALGMISSVFFLTYTVSQIPFARLADRGHEKWLIGLGCVFFGGMTIVSGLATSFGWFLVLRALVGLGEGTFYGASFGLSSQNIPSKYLTVGLAFINSGQAIGQITGTIISSYVVLQHHMHWSIPFIIVGMPTIIVGILYITVIHHTHRLSEEQVSTSQAKAVDKKAQTIDVLFTRQLLGTYFMLFASIYGQITMLTWLPLFLTNYRHVSGSNVAWIASIVPFIAVPSALIFARVNDKITNTRRLLLILVPISSLSLVMGVISHSHVVLVLSLIVYGMTGKMTIDPMLLYTVKKHAPNNQLATTFGVYNFFGMIASILAPTIMGFLMDLTGSMVIGFYFSAILLLIGIAMLSLTMPKTEM from the coding sequence ATGAAACAGGCTTTAAAAATAAGTGATAAAAGGTATTGGCTTAAAATTGTTGCATTGAATTTTTTTGGTTGGGTATTTATTTATGCTGATCGTACGGTATTGAATCCCATAATGCCTGAAATTCAAAAAGTCTTTGGTTTAAGTAATGTTGCGTTAGGCATGATTTCCTCTGTATTTTTTTTAACTTATACGGTATCACAAATACCTTTTGCTAGATTAGCTGACCGTGGTCATGAAAAATGGCTAATTGGTTTGGGATGTGTGTTTTTTGGTGGCATGACCATTGTTTCAGGACTAGCCACCAGTTTTGGCTGGTTTTTAGTGTTGCGTGCGTTAGTTGGTCTTGGTGAAGGGACGTTTTATGGTGCTTCATTTGGGTTATCATCACAAAACATACCTAGCAAATATCTGACAGTGGGTTTAGCATTTATTAATTCAGGGCAAGCAATTGGACAAATTACTGGGACAATCATATCAAGTTATGTTGTACTACAACATCATATGCACTGGTCTATACCGTTTATCATTGTTGGCATGCCAACGATAATTGTAGGTATTTTGTATATAACTGTTATTCATCATACACATCGTTTATCGGAGGAACAGGTAAGTACATCACAAGCGAAGGCTGTTGATAAAAAAGCACAAACGATTGATGTTTTGTTTACACGGCAGCTATTAGGCACTTATTTCATGTTATTTGCATCAATTTATGGTCAAATTACAATGTTAACTTGGTTACCTTTATTTTTAACGAATTATCGACATGTTAGTGGATCCAACGTTGCTTGGATTGCTTCAATTGTGCCTTTTATTGCTGTACCAAGCGCGTTAATTTTTGCAAGAGTAAACGATAAAATAACTAACACCAGGCGCTTGCTTTTGATTCTTGTACCTATTTCCAGTTTGTCACTGGTGATGGGCGTTATCAGTCATAGTCATGTAGTTTTAGTTTTATCGCTGATTGTGTATGGTATGACTGGAAAAATGACAATTGATCCCATGTTATTATATACGGTGAAAAAACACGCCCCAAATAATCAATTGGCCACAACGTTTGGTGTCTATAACTTTTTTGGTATGATTGCTTCTATTTTGGCGCCGACGATCATGGGATTTTTGATGGATTTGACGGGAAGTATGGTGATAGGATTTTATTTTTCAGCAATATTACTACTTATTGGCATTGCAATGTTGAGTTTAACAATGCCTAAAACAGAGATGTGA